A single region of the Acidobacteriota bacterium genome encodes:
- a CDS encoding response regulator produces the protein MQKESMLVVEDEHILRESLVEYFSTEDRRVDAAADGDKELGKYNLKDYNVMIVDLRLPGRDGLSILKEIKNINPQAKVIIVTAYPSDATKMEALRWGALNYLPKPFDLSYLETIIREPYEVPAPVVEERVIEEEIITPCIWMQAGIVRERMCTDGYLCRGCNFHAAMLTKAEFRNDPRIQPYLDKLGSLLGKNQCRYTMGGEISFRSCKIFHCANCELHQMIEYKVDQQLALKRELKKRIHIAERQPVSKNN, from the coding sequence ATGCAAAAAGAATCGATGTTGGTTGTTGAAGATGAGCATATTCTGCGGGAATCATTGGTAGAGTATTTTTCAACTGAAGATCGCAGAGTGGATGCCGCCGCGGATGGCGATAAGGAATTGGGAAAATACAATTTAAAAGATTATAATGTGATGATAGTTGATCTCAGGCTCCCGGGCCGCGATGGGCTTTCAATCCTCAAAGAAATCAAAAACATTAATCCACAAGCGAAAGTGATTATCGTCACGGCCTACCCTTCTGATGCAACCAAAATGGAGGCATTGCGATGGGGTGCTCTTAATTATTTGCCAAAGCCTTTCGATCTGAGCTATCTGGAAACCATAATCAGGGAACCTTACGAAGTACCTGCTCCGGTTGTTGAAGAACGCGTCATCGAAGAGGAAATTATCACTCCATGTATCTGGATGCAAGCAGGCATTGTAAGGGAACGCATGTGTACCGATGGCTATTTATGCAGAGGATGTAATTTTCATGCAGCGATGCTGACAAAAGCAGAATTCAGAAATGATCCGCGGATTCAACCTTACCTCGACAAGCTCGGTTCTCTGCTGGGGAAAAATCAGTGCAGATATACAATGGGCGGAGAGATTTCATTCCGAAGCTGCAAAATCTTTCATTGTGCCAATTGCGAATTACATCAGATGATCGAGTATAAGGTTGACCAACAGCTCGCTCTCAAGAGAGAGCTCAAGAAGAGGATACATATTGCAGAACGTCAGCCTGTTTCTAAGAATAATTAG
- a CDS encoding sigma-54 dependent transcriptional regulator, translated as MSTKTAILVVDDESIVRESLRDWLSSVGFEVEIAASGAEALKIIQEKKIKIMLTDLLMPGMDGIELMKEAKKIVPTMSAVIITAHGTIQTAITAIKEGAHDYIEKPFCLEKVEHLINNLVERHELIEENISLRQKIEDRFQFEGIIGKSPRMVKIFELIRTVAPTTATVLIIGDTGTGKEVVARAIHQQSQRRDNPFIATCCAALPESLLESELFGHEKGSFTGAVETKKGKFEAADKGTLFLDEIGEINANTQIHLLRALEEKKITRVGSNEEINVDVRVIAATNKHLKRIVEQGKFREDLYYRLNVVTIDLPLLKDRKEDILPLAEHFLKKYVRNNKKSIKSFSPEVVEFMLNYSWPGNVRELENMIERGVILAKSKNITLAELPRDVIHPAPAEGKSIDDVMKNHIINVLEEANGNITKAAKILGIQRMTLYNKLRKYNYDVNKLDT; from the coding sequence ATGAGCACAAAAACGGCAATACTCGTCGTAGATGATGAGAGTATCGTACGAGAGTCACTCCGCGACTGGTTGAGCAGCGTTGGTTTTGAAGTGGAAATAGCCGCCTCCGGTGCAGAAGCTCTCAAGATAATCCAGGAGAAGAAGATAAAAATCATGCTCACTGACCTGCTGATGCCTGGTATGGATGGCATCGAACTCATGAAGGAGGCAAAAAAGATAGTCCCCACCATGTCGGCAGTCATCATTACGGCTCACGGCACCATTCAAACGGCCATCACCGCAATCAAAGAAGGGGCTCACGATTACATCGAAAAGCCGTTCTGCCTGGAAAAAGTTGAACACCTCATAAACAATCTGGTGGAACGTCACGAGCTGATTGAAGAAAATATTTCACTCCGGCAGAAGATTGAGGATCGATTTCAGTTCGAGGGGATCATCGGCAAGAGCCCCAGGATGGTAAAGATATTTGAGCTTATCAGAACGGTTGCCCCGACGACAGCCACAGTGTTAATAATCGGGGATACCGGTACTGGCAAAGAGGTTGTTGCCCGGGCCATTCATCAACAGAGTCAGCGTCGGGATAACCCGTTCATCGCCACATGCTGCGCCGCTCTCCCCGAAAGCCTGCTGGAAAGTGAGCTCTTCGGCCACGAAAAAGGGTCCTTCACGGGTGCCGTAGAAACAAAGAAGGGGAAGTTCGAAGCGGCAGACAAAGGCACTTTGTTTCTTGATGAAATTGGCGAAATAAACGCCAACACACAAATCCATCTTCTAAGAGCGCTCGAAGAGAAAAAAATTACAAGAGTAGGTAGCAACGAAGAAATTAATGTGGATGTTCGTGTCATTGCAGCGACGAATAAGCACTTAAAAAGAATCGTTGAGCAGGGGAAATTCAGGGAGGATCTCTATTACAGATTAAATGTCGTTACCATTGACCTTCCTCTGCTCAAAGATAGAAAAGAGGATATCCTTCCCCTGGCGGAACACTTCTTGAAAAAATATGTGAGAAACAATAAAAAAAGTATCAAGAGCTTTTCTCCCGAGGTGGTAGAATTCATGCTGAATTACTCGTGGCCTGGCAATGTCAGGGAGCTAGAAAACATGATAGAGCGGGGAGTAATTCTGGCAAAGAGCAAAAACATCACCCTCGCAGAACTTCCCCGCGACGTCATTCATCCAGCGCCCGCAGAAGGAAAATCCATAGATGATGTGATGAAAAATCACATTATTAATGTACTCGAGGAGGCAAACGGCAATATCACAAAAGCTGCGAAGATACTTGGTATTCAGAGAATGACTCTTTACAACAAGCTAAGAAAATATAACTATGATGTAAATAAATTAGACACATAA
- a CDS encoding ATP-binding protein, with protein sequence MTQAETKEFLNSILKSIQGGVFTVDKNFKITSFNRGAEEITGFKKEEVLNKKCSEVFKSNLCEKDCRLRETLKTGKPFSHYYATLINREGETVHVSSTTSALRDSNNEIIGGLEIFQDMTELKTLQDELVRAEKLTSIGQLAASVAHEVNNPLAGVLVYIRILLKKYRDGNLQDGSTESQLLKMEKELERTSRIIKNLLDFSRQSEPNLRPIDLNQVIEAALALVEHQIDLENIKLEKKFNAPLPLVLADFEKIQQVMINMILNATQAMPNGGILTIATSVASGIKIGDSPKQAVRIDIEDTGVGITKENLGKLFTLFFTTKPKGKGVGLGLPVAHRIIEQHKGKIEVVSEPNIGTTFTIYLEVMDEHKNGNTRRR encoded by the coding sequence TTGACGCAAGCGGAAACAAAAGAATTCTTGAATAGCATCCTCAAATCCATTCAAGGGGGAGTTTTTACTGTAGATAAAAATTTCAAGATCACCTCATTCAATCGTGGTGCCGAGGAGATTACCGGTTTCAAGAAAGAAGAAGTGCTCAATAAGAAATGCAGCGAAGTTTTCAAGAGCAATCTGTGCGAAAAAGATTGCCGCTTACGAGAAACATTAAAGACTGGAAAACCATTTTCTCATTATTATGCGACTCTCATTAACAGAGAAGGAGAAACAGTTCATGTCAGTTCCACGACTTCAGCGTTACGGGATAGCAACAATGAGATCATTGGAGGTTTAGAGATCTTCCAGGATATGACCGAGTTAAAAACTCTCCAGGACGAATTGGTGAGGGCAGAAAAGTTAACGTCCATAGGCCAATTGGCTGCAAGCGTTGCACACGAGGTGAATAATCCATTGGCCGGCGTTCTTGTGTATATCAGAATACTCCTCAAGAAGTACAGGGATGGAAATCTGCAGGATGGCTCGACAGAAAGTCAGCTTTTAAAGATGGAGAAAGAGCTGGAGAGAACGTCCCGGATCATCAAAAATCTTCTCGACTTCTCACGCCAGTCGGAGCCAAACCTGCGACCGATCGATTTGAATCAAGTCATTGAAGCTGCTCTGGCATTAGTTGAACATCAGATTGATCTTGAAAACATCAAGCTTGAGAAGAAATTCAATGCGCCACTCCCTCTCGTCCTCGCTGACTTCGAAAAAATCCAGCAGGTCATGATCAATATGATCCTGAACGCGACTCAGGCCATGCCGAATGGAGGCATCCTGACAATTGCCACATCTGTTGCTTCCGGCATAAAGATCGGCGATTCTCCTAAACAGGCAGTGAGAATTGATATCGAAGATACCGGAGTCGGCATTACAAAGGAAAATTTGGGTAAACTTTTCACACTCTTTTTCACGACCAAGCCGAAGGGTAAAGGCGTCGGACTTGGTCTTCCGGTAGCGCACAGAATTATCGAGCAGCATAAAGGAAAGATAGAAGTGGTCAGCGAGCCCAACATCGGAACGACATTTACTATATATCTCGAGGTAATGGATGAGCACAAAAACGGCAATACTCGTCGTAGATGA
- a CDS encoding transposase: MFLLDIERQHPGEDEVAAATRLFLRVLQRYPRAFDVVIGDGLYARAPFFRLALEAGKEVMAVLKDERRDLLQDACSLFASLEPQHGQWGSTQRTWWDVEHFTSWSDLNREVRVVKSVETTTIQRHRSKKKEPVISEWIWVTTLSQQQASSETIIRLGHARWRIENNGFNELTNEWAFDHLYKHDPVAIEAFWLLELMAYNLFHAFIHLNIKPQIRCQHMLRYWAHRITADLYHDLPDFAPT, from the coding sequence GTGTTTCTTCTGGATATCGAACGGCAACATCCTGGAGAGGATGAGGTGGCGGCCGCAACAAGGTTATTCCTCAGAGTCTTACAACGATATCCTCGGGCATTCGATGTGGTCATTGGAGATGGTCTGTATGCGAGAGCTCCTTTTTTCCGTCTGGCTCTTGAAGCCGGGAAAGAGGTGATGGCGGTCCTCAAGGATGAACGGCGGGACTTGCTCCAGGATGCCTGCAGCTTGTTTGCCTCCCTTGAGCCCCAGCACGGCCAGTGGGGAAGCACGCAAAGAACCTGGTGGGATGTAGAACACTTCACGTCCTGGTCTGACCTGAACAGGGAGGTGCGCGTCGTGAAGTCCGTCGAAACCACCACGATTCAACGCCATCGGTCGAAGAAAAAAGAGCCGGTCATATCGGAGTGGATATGGGTCACGACCTTATCCCAGCAACAAGCCTCCTCCGAGACAATTATCCGTTTGGGGCATGCCCGATGGAGGATTGAGAATAACGGCTTTAACGAGTTGACCAACGAATGGGCCTTCGACCATCTCTACAAACATGATCCTGTCGCCATCGAAGCCTTCTGGCTCTTGGAACTCATGGCCTACAATCTGTTTCATGCTTTTATCCATCTCAATATCAAACCCCAGATCAGGTGCCAACATATGCTCCGGTATTGGGCTCACAGAATCACGGCGGATCTTTACCATGACCTCCCTGACTTTGCTCCGACTTGA
- a CDS encoding DUF6788 family protein, with product MADKRTIKALENKKPGLMHKLQSMDDVLPGSLVSSYLPCNKGNCRCTRGELHGPTWRLTWKEKGKSQILYIRRAELAHVKKATKRYGEARKLLARIAFLNLEILKAKR from the coding sequence ATGGCAGACAAAAGAACAATCAAAGCCCTGGAAAACAAAAAACCAGGCCTGATGCACAAACTCCAGAGCATGGACGATGTACTGCCAGGAAGTCTGGTCTCCAGCTACCTTCCCTGCAACAAGGGGAACTGTCGCTGCACTCGAGGGGAACTCCATGGGCCCACCTGGAGACTCACCTGGAAAGAGAAGGGGAAAAGTCAGATTCTCTACATCCGCAGGGCTGAGCTGGCTCACGTCAAGAAGGCCACCAAGCGATACGGGGAAGCCAGAAAGCTGCTGGCCCGGATTGCCTTCTTGAACCTGGAGATTCTGAAGGCGAAGAGATGA
- a CDS encoding transposase, with amino-acid sequence MIVSIPEEFLSIANEFKECFTEPQVRHFCRYVWGLIIGEGGRNIQDIAAAYLEATDQSSLNNFICDSTWSRDKVRDKRIELVNRAIGRHVRRDKPLLFVLDDIVITKSGRCMQGAGYFYSNTERRTVWAHNFVSSFLVADHLRMTVEALEKKAAAASGYRGVKVVNYPCYATRPLEVYIPDVSPAQVVFSKARISSEQKRVSLEEIEPKATATSSLTWSKTKILTLYAKRSLIENGYRDEKQNLGLGQYQVRKTNSILRHAELVFCAHPLLVLMNLRRKRGQRFRTLGQMCQWAKQLQMREAIAWAYKKWSKGESLNDVLDILSL; translated from the coding sequence ATGATCGTATCGATTCCAGAAGAGTTTCTCTCAATCGCCAATGAGTTTAAGGAGTGTTTCACGGAGCCCCAGGTTCGCCACTTCTGCCGGTACGTCTGGGGACTGATTATCGGGGAGGGGGGAAGAAACATCCAGGACATTGCAGCGGCTTACCTGGAAGCCACCGATCAATCCTCTTTGAATAACTTCATATGTGATTCTACCTGGTCAAGGGACAAGGTCAGGGACAAAAGAATCGAGCTGGTGAATCGGGCGATTGGACGTCATGTGAGAAGGGATAAGCCTCTTCTTTTTGTCCTGGATGACATCGTAATCACCAAGAGTGGGCGATGCATGCAGGGAGCGGGGTATTTCTACAGCAACACCGAGCGTCGAACGGTGTGGGCACATAACTTTGTCTCAAGCTTCCTTGTGGCGGATCATCTGCGGATGACGGTCGAGGCTCTTGAGAAAAAAGCCGCAGCCGCTTCCGGTTATCGTGGGGTGAAAGTGGTGAACTATCCCTGTTACGCCACCCGACCCCTGGAAGTCTACATCCCCGATGTTAGCCCAGCGCAGGTTGTGTTTTCCAAGGCTCGCATCTCCAGTGAGCAGAAGAGGGTTTCTCTTGAGGAGATCGAACCCAAAGCCACAGCCACAAGCAGCCTCACCTGGAGCAAAACAAAAATCCTCACCCTCTATGCCAAACGCAGCCTGATTGAAAACGGGTATCGGGACGAAAAACAAAACCTGGGTCTTGGGCAGTACCAGGTGCGGAAAACCAATAGCATCCTCCGCCATGCAGAACTTGTCTTCTGCGCCCATCCCCTCCTGGTGCTGATGAACCTGAGACGGAAAAGAGGTCAGCGCTTCCGGACCCTCGGACAGATGTGCCAATGGGCCAAACAGCTACAGATGAGAGAGGCCATTGCATGGGCTTACAAGAAGTGGAGTAAGGGGGAGTCTCTCAATGATGTTCTTGATATCCTCTCACTGTAG
- the uvrA gene encoding excinuclease ABC subunit UvrA, producing the protein MEAKEIVIKGAAEHNLKHIDLTIPRNKLVVITGVSGSGKSSLAFDTLYAEGQRRYVESLSAYARQFLEQMEKPNVEFIEGLSPAISIEQKSASRNPRSTVATITEIYDYLRLLFARIGKPHCHKCEKPIAARTVQQIVDSILSFDEGTKVQILSPIVRGRKGEYRKELAQAARKGFLRARIDGIIYDLSEEIILDKNKKHDIEIIVDRIVLKEGIKTRVTDSVEMALDLAGGLVIASIDKQEEILFSRLFSCVDCGVSVPELAPRMFSFNSPYGACQECSGLGVKRDIDPDKVVPNKYLSIADGAIDCWNKPEGGYYRTMLKTVLDHYRVSEYTPFYKIPGEIQKILLHGSGEREFDYEYEGYRSRYEFRRSFEGVIPNLERRYRETQSEEVREDIEMYMSSHPCPSCRGARLRPESLAVKISGKNIAEHTALSIKDALEAFDRLDLDKQQMLIAQQVLKEIKERLGFMMDVGLGYLTLDRTAATLAGGEAQRIRLATQIGSRLTGVLYILDEPSIGLHQRDNRRLLNTLLKMRDLGNTVIVVEHDEETIRTADFVVDLGPGAGEMGGEVVVTGTPEDIMKCENSLTGKYISGRLKIDIPEKRRKDNGAFLTIEGAAEHNLKKINVNFPLGLFIAVTGVSGSGKSTLIIDILYRALVKELWQAADSPGKYRRIRGLEYIDKVINIEQSPIGRTPRSNPATYVGLFTPIRELFSMVQESKMRGYKPGRFSFNVRGGRCEACQGDGLIRIEMHFLPDVYVTCESCKGRRYNRETLEIVFKGATIADVLDMTVQQALEFFKNIPKIRNKLQTLYDVGLGYIKLGQSATTLSGGEAQRVKLAKELSKRATGKTLYVLDEPTTGLHFDDIKKLLNVLNRLTDAGNTVIVIEHNLDVIKTADWIIDLGPEGGDEGGEIIAQGTPEQIARNSRSYTGQFLKKILSL; encoded by the coding sequence TTGGAAGCTAAAGAGATAGTCATCAAGGGGGCGGCCGAGCACAATCTCAAGCATATCGACCTCACAATCCCGAGAAACAAACTGGTCGTCATAACGGGAGTCAGCGGTTCGGGAAAGTCCTCGCTTGCCTTCGACACTCTCTACGCTGAAGGCCAGAGGAGGTACGTCGAATCTCTCTCCGCCTACGCTCGGCAGTTCCTCGAGCAGATGGAAAAACCCAACGTTGAGTTTATCGAGGGACTCTCGCCAGCCATCTCGATCGAACAAAAGTCGGCTTCCAGAAATCCCCGCTCCACCGTTGCGACTATCACGGAGATCTACGATTACCTGCGGCTCCTCTTCGCCCGCATTGGAAAGCCGCACTGTCACAAGTGCGAAAAGCCGATCGCGGCCCGGACGGTCCAGCAGATCGTTGATTCCATCCTTTCCTTCGACGAGGGGACGAAGGTCCAGATCCTCTCCCCGATTGTCAGGGGAAGGAAGGGAGAGTACCGGAAGGAACTGGCTCAGGCTGCTCGGAAGGGCTTTCTCAGGGCGCGGATCGATGGGATCATCTACGATCTCTCCGAAGAGATTATCCTTGACAAGAACAAGAAACACGACATTGAGATAATCGTGGATCGGATCGTCCTCAAGGAAGGAATCAAGACAAGGGTGACCGATTCCGTGGAGATGGCACTCGACCTCGCCGGGGGTCTCGTCATCGCTTCCATAGACAAACAGGAAGAGATTCTTTTCTCGAGATTGTTTTCCTGCGTGGATTGCGGTGTGAGCGTCCCCGAGCTGGCACCGCGGATGTTCTCTTTCAACTCTCCATACGGAGCCTGCCAGGAATGCAGCGGTCTTGGTGTGAAGAGGGACATTGATCCGGATAAAGTGGTTCCCAACAAATATCTCTCCATTGCGGATGGAGCCATTGACTGCTGGAATAAGCCGGAGGGCGGATACTATCGGACGATGCTGAAGACGGTCCTCGATCATTACAGGGTCAGCGAGTACACTCCGTTCTACAAGATCCCGGGAGAGATCCAGAAAATCCTTCTCCATGGTTCTGGCGAAAGGGAATTTGATTACGAGTATGAGGGATACCGTTCTCGATACGAGTTCAGGAGAAGCTTCGAGGGGGTAATTCCGAATCTCGAGCGAAGATACAGGGAGACTCAATCAGAAGAAGTGAGGGAAGATATTGAAATGTACATGTCGTCCCATCCCTGCCCCTCCTGCAGGGGGGCGAGGCTACGGCCCGAATCCCTTGCCGTGAAGATCAGTGGGAAAAACATCGCCGAACACACGGCTCTCTCCATCAAGGATGCCCTGGAAGCGTTTGATCGCCTCGATCTCGACAAACAGCAGATGCTTATTGCCCAGCAGGTTCTAAAGGAAATCAAGGAGCGGCTCGGCTTCATGATGGACGTAGGGCTTGGCTACCTGACGCTTGACCGGACGGCGGCGACGCTGGCGGGAGGTGAGGCGCAGCGGATCAGGCTCGCCACACAGATTGGTTCGCGGTTGACGGGTGTCCTTTACATACTCGATGAGCCGAGCATCGGACTCCATCAGAGAGACAACCGCAGGCTGCTCAACACTCTTCTCAAGATGAGAGATCTTGGGAATACGGTTATCGTTGTGGAACATGATGAGGAGACGATAAGGACAGCCGACTTTGTAGTTGATCTAGGTCCCGGCGCGGGCGAGATGGGGGGAGAGGTCGTCGTCACGGGAACGCCTGAAGACATCATGAAATGCGAGAACTCGCTTACCGGTAAGTACATCTCAGGCAGGCTGAAGATCGACATTCCCGAAAAGAGGCGAAAGGACAATGGCGCATTTTTGACGATCGAGGGAGCCGCGGAACATAATCTCAAAAAAATCAACGTAAATTTTCCGCTCGGTTTATTCATCGCCGTGACGGGAGTCTCGGGTTCGGGAAAGAGCACTCTCATCATCGATATCCTGTACAGGGCGCTTGTGAAGGAACTTTGGCAGGCGGCAGATTCTCCGGGGAAGTACAGAAGGATCAGAGGGCTTGAATATATAGACAAGGTCATCAATATCGAGCAGTCGCCGATAGGCAGGACTCCAAGGTCAAACCCGGCAACCTACGTAGGCCTGTTCACTCCGATCAGGGAGCTTTTCTCGATGGTTCAGGAATCGAAGATGAGGGGATACAAGCCGGGAAGATTCTCATTCAATGTTCGAGGAGGACGATGTGAGGCCTGCCAGGGGGACGGGCTCATCAGGATCGAGATGCATTTCCTCCCCGACGTCTACGTGACCTGCGAGAGTTGCAAGGGAAGAAGATACAACAGAGAAACGCTCGAGATTGTGTTCAAGGGGGCGACGATAGCCGACGTCCTGGACATGACGGTCCAGCAGGCACTCGAATTCTTTAAAAACATCCCGAAAATCAGAAACAAGCTCCAGACTCTCTACGACGTCGGACTTGGGTACATCAAGCTTGGCCAGTCAGCGACGACGCTTTCCGGCGGGGAAGCCCAGCGCGTTAAGCTGGCGAAGGAGCTAAGCAAGAGGGCCACAGGGAAGACGCTCTATGTCCTTGACGAGCCGACGACAGGACTTCACTTCGACGACATCAAGAAACTGCTCAATGTCCTTAACCGTCTTACCGATGCTGGCAACACGGTCATCGTCATCGAGCACAACCTCGACGTCATCAAGACGGCTGACTGGATAATCGATCTCGGTCCGGAAGGAGGAGACGAAGGTGGGGAAATAATCGCTCAGGGAACTCCGGAACAGATTGCCCGGAACTCCAGGTCTTATACAGGCCAGTTCCTGAAGAAGATCCTAAGTCTTTAG
- a CDS encoding DUF885 domain-containing protein has translation MAQDQFFYRIAERYLDDMLRINPSTATVNGYHRFDGLLEDFSKPGIRKRIELYEKYLADFQRLDHESLSLSARIDHGILINDIESTLFTLKELKPYENDPALYNDIIGFGMLFLTIQEEDSPVWPERLQSMLDRMRKIPEFLEIARKNLKNPPKVHTLYIIERNPANIAFFDETLSSIFDKAPAIENDLIEARDEALKALRDYQMFLETELLPRSNGNWRLGKDLWRKKLQFTLQSDIKPDEIVERAQQLLKKWREEMLEIALPIHDRLFPGCRHVEQGNALINAVVREVIHKISKKHATSDTVFSDVQMWIGKIKSHIREKGIITLPPETDNFFVERTPGFLNGLAVAYFNPAPVFEPQLKKSYWISSLPKTGDAEKDRKQEESHFREYNDYGLQSLTIHEAFPGHYVQYYYAQNSPMATIYKKIFPSWTFSEGWAVLGEEQIFESGYGSEDPAALLIHTKINLKTPINAILDATLHTSNMGDEEADQWAIDLLMNQGFQEEMEAHGKLRRAKMTSCQLSTYLVGYLELKEIMEEYRMRKGNHFNLREFNETLLSFGTIPPREIRKLLFESLKT, from the coding sequence TTGGCACAGGATCAATTTTTTTATAGAATCGCCGAGCGGTATCTTGATGACATGCTGAGGATCAATCCGAGCACCGCCACGGTCAATGGGTACCATAGATTCGACGGTCTCCTCGAAGATTTCAGCAAGCCAGGTATCAGGAAGAGGATCGAACTCTACGAGAAGTATCTCGCCGATTTCCAGCGGCTCGACCATGAATCCCTGAGCCTCAGCGCCCGGATCGATCACGGTATCCTGATCAACGACATTGAATCCACACTTTTCACCCTGAAAGAGCTCAAGCCTTATGAGAACGACCCGGCGCTTTACAACGACATCATCGGGTTCGGAATGCTCTTCCTTACGATCCAGGAAGAGGATTCGCCTGTATGGCCCGAGAGACTGCAGAGTATGCTTGACAGGATGAGAAAGATTCCAGAATTCCTGGAGATCGCCAGGAAGAATCTCAAGAATCCTCCGAAGGTCCACACGCTTTACATCATAGAGCGGAATCCTGCAAATATTGCCTTCTTTGATGAAACGCTCTCCTCCATCTTTGATAAAGCTCCGGCCATAGAAAATGATCTCATAGAAGCCAGGGATGAAGCGCTGAAAGCGCTCAGAGATTACCAGATGTTTCTGGAAACGGAGCTCCTTCCTCGCTCCAACGGAAACTGGAGACTTGGAAAGGACCTCTGGCGGAAGAAACTCCAGTTCACACTCCAGTCAGATATAAAGCCCGACGAGATCGTCGAAAGAGCACAGCAACTCCTGAAGAAATGGCGAGAGGAGATGCTCGAGATCGCCCTTCCGATACATGACAGGCTCTTCCCTGGCTGCAGACACGTAGAACAGGGCAACGCGCTCATCAATGCCGTTGTCCGGGAGGTTATTCACAAGATCTCAAAGAAGCATGCCACGAGCGATACTGTCTTCAGCGATGTTCAGATGTGGATCGGTAAGATAAAATCCCACATCAGAGAGAAGGGGATCATCACCCTGCCACCCGAGACCGACAACTTCTTTGTGGAGAGGACTCCGGGATTCCTGAATGGACTGGCGGTCGCCTACTTCAATCCAGCTCCCGTCTTCGAACCGCAATTGAAGAAGTCCTACTGGATCTCTTCTCTACCAAAAACCGGGGATGCGGAGAAAGACAGGAAGCAGGAGGAGTCTCATTTCAGGGAATACAACGATTACGGGCTTCAGAGCCTGACCATCCATGAGGCTTTTCCCGGACACTACGTTCAGTACTACTATGCGCAGAACTCTCCGATGGCGACGATCTACAAGAAAATCTTCCCGAGCTGGACATTTTCCGAAGGATGGGCAGTCCTCGGTGAGGAACAGATTTTCGAATCGGGGTACGGAAGCGAGGATCCTGCCGCACTGCTCATCCATACGAAGATCAATCTGAAGACCCCTATCAATGCAATCCTCGATGCAACCCTGCACACCAGCAATATGGGAGATGAAGAAGCAGACCAATGGGCTATTGATCTGTTGATGAATCAAGGGTTTCAGGAGGAGATGGAAGCTCATGGTAAGCTGCGAAGGGCCAAGATGACCTCCTGCCAACTATCGACCTACCTGGTGGGCTACCTGGAATTGAAGGAAATCATGGAAGAGTACAGGATGAGGAAGGGAAACCATTTCAACCTCAGGGAATTTAACGAGACGCTCCTCTCTTTCGGCACAATTCCACCGCGAGAGATCCGCAAACTCCTCTTTGAAAGTCTAAAGACTTAG